The Dehalococcoidia bacterium genome contains the following window.
GGTGGTTGCCGCCGCCAGCGCCGGCCTGATCATGCGCCTGACGCGCACGGCCATTCTTGATGTGCTGCGGCAGGATTACATCCGCACGGCGCGGGCGAAGGGCCTGGCGCTGCGCCGCATCGTGATGGTGCATTCGCTGAAGAACGCCCTGATCCCGGTGATCACGGTGATCGGCACGCAGCTCGCGGTGGTGATCACCGGCTCGGTCGTGGTCGAGCAGATCTTCAACCTGCGCGGCGCCGGCCAGCTCACGCTTACCGCGATCCTGCAGCGTGACTATCCGCAGGTGCAGACCAACGTGCTGATCTTCTCGGTCGTGCTCGTGGTCGGCAACCTGCTGACGGATCTGACGTACGGCGTGGTGGACCCGCGCATCCGCTTCGCGTAGCGCGGCAGCCCGGACGGCGAAACGATGGTTGGCGAGGCCAAGACCGCGGCGGCCCAGGCCGAGAGTCTCCCGCGGGAGATGCGCCGGAGGGGCGCGCGGGCGAGCCTGCTGACGCCGTCGCGGTTGCTTGGCCTGGCGCGGCGCAAGCCGCTCGGCGCCGCCGCGCTGGTGCTGCTCGTGGTGATCTGGGCGCTCTGCCTGCTGGCGCCGCTGATCGCGCCTTACGGCTACGACCAGCTCTTCACCGCGCCGCGACTGATGGCGCCGTCGTCCGCGCACATCTTCGGCACGGACGAATCCGGGCGAGACGTGTTCAGCCGCCTGTTGTTCGCGGGGCGCTTGAGCCTGACGCTCAGCCTGGCGACGACGGTGTTCGGCGTGGCGCTGGCGGTGCTGTTCGGCGTTGTCTCCGGGTACGCCGCGGGCTGGTTCGATCTGGTCTTCCAGCGCATCACCGACGCCGCCCAGGCGCTGCCGGTGCTGGTGATCCTGCTGGTGCTGGCGGCGCTGTACCAGGGCAGCCGCGTGGTGATCGTGACGGCCGTGGCGCTGCTCTTCGCGCCCGCGGCCGGGCGGCTGTTCCGCTCGGCCACGCTGGCGCTGCGCGACCAGCCCTTCGTGGAGGCGGCGCGCGTGACCGGCGCCTCGCCGCTGCGCATCGTAATCACGCATGTGATGCCGAATCTCTACCCGCTGATCATCGTCTTCGCCACCGCCTACGTCGGCGCCAATATCCTCTTGCTGGCCGTGCTCAGCTTCCTCGGCTTCATCAACGGCGATTACCCCGACTGGGGTTCGATGCTCAACCTCTCGGCCGCCACCTATATGGTCACGGCGCCCTGGCTGGTGCTGGCGCCGGGTATCGCCATCACCCTTGCCGTGCTCGCCTACAACCTGCTCGGGGATTCACTGCGCGATATCCTCGACCCCCGTCTGCGCGGTTCGTAGCGCCCGCCGAGGCGCGGGCCGGAGGAGAGAGCAATGGGCGACACCACACATGAGCTGGGCCAGTACCGCGAGCAGCGGCTGCTGGAGGGGCGCGAGCTGATGAGGAGGCGGCTGTCGCGCCGCACCACGTTCAAGGGCGCCTCGCTGTTGGCGCTGGGCAGCAGCTCGGCGATGGCAGCGTTTCTCGCGGCCTGCGGCGGCAGCAGCAACAACAGGAGCGCGAGTTCCGGCGGCGGCAAGAGCGGCCAGGCGTACACGCCGCAGACGCCGGCGCCCACCGGCGCGGCTTCGACCTTCAAGGACAACACCGGCACGCCGCCCTACAAGCAGGGTGTGGCGAGCGCCCAGGTCGATCCGCTCTGGGAGCAGTTCCCCTTCGTCTACAAGTACAACTGGCGCCGTGTGAACTGGGACGCGCCGCTGACCACGGGCGGCCACGCGATCTCCGTGGCCAACATCCCCTCGAACTACGACCTGATGAAGACGCAAAACGGCACGCCCGCCTCGCTCTATTTGCAGGGGCTGTGGCGTCTCGCCATTCACGCCGGCATCAACCTCGACGGCAGCTCGATCGAGCCCGACCTGGCGGCAAAGAGCGAGCACAGCGCCGACTTCAGCTCGTGGACCTTCACGCTTCAACCCGGTGTCAAGTTCCACGACATCGCGCCGGTCAACGGCCGCGAGATGACGGCCGACGACGTGGTCTACTCGTTCCAGCGCTACATCGACACCAGCATCTGGAACAAGGGGCTGCAATACGTCGACAAAGTGACGGCGCCGGACAAGAACACGGTGCGCTTCGACATGAAGCAGCCGCAGGTGACGTTCGACGCGATCACGGCGGCGCCCTACTACCTCGTCTTCGCCAAAGAACACTTCGAAAACCAGGACCTGTTCAAGACGCAGCCGATCGGCACCGGCGCCTTCTTCAACAAGGAGAGCAAGTACCAGGACCACGCGATCGCCATGCGCAACCCCAACTTTGTGCAGCGCCCGACCTGGATGGCCGACAAGTACAAGAATACGCCGATGCCGTTCATGGACTCGATGATGCTGCAGTACTTCTCCTCCGACGCGGCTTCGCGCGCGGCCTTCATCGCCGGGTCCACCGACGATTACCCGATCACCTACCTCGATCCCGCGATCCTGAAAGAGGTGCTCTCCGGCCGGCCGGAGACGCTGGTCACGGTCAACGCCCTCTGGGCGACGTTCCCCGTGATGATGCTCTGGAACTACAAGAACCCGCTGTTTCAAGACATCCGCATCCGTCGCGCCCTCTCGATGGGCGTCGACCGCGAGGCGGTGATGCAGAATGTGTTCAGCGGCGCCGGCGTGCCGGGCGGCGGCCCCTTCGCCTTCGACCTGATGGGCCTGCCCGTGCCGCCGGCGCTGAAAGAGTACGGCCCGTGGTACCAGTTCAACCCGCAGCAGGCGCAGGCGCTGCTGAAAGAG
Protein-coding sequences here:
- a CDS encoding ABC transporter substrate-binding protein — encoded protein: MGDTTHELGQYREQRLLEGRELMRRRLSRRTTFKGASLLALGSSSAMAAFLAACGGSSNNRSASSGGGKSGQAYTPQTPAPTGAASTFKDNTGTPPYKQGVASAQVDPLWEQFPFVYKYNWRRVNWDAPLTTGGHAISVANIPSNYDLMKTQNGTPASLYLQGLWRLAIHAGINLDGSSIEPDLAAKSEHSADFSSWTFTLQPGVKFHDIAPVNGREMTADDVVYSFQRYIDTSIWNKGLQYVDKVTAPDKNTVRFDMKQPQVTFDAITAAPYYLVFAKEHFENQDLFKTQPIGTGAFFNKESKYQDHAIAMRNPNFVQRPTWMADKYKNTPMPFMDSMMLQYFSSDAASRAAFIAGSTDDYPITYLDPAILKEVLSGRPETLVTVNALWATFPVMMLWNYKNPLFQDIRIRRALSMGVDREAVMQNVFSGAGVPGGGPFAFDLMGLPVPPALKEYGPWYQFNPQQAQALLKEAGHENGFSIQLELSSTLQGTPQFQAYKAVQAQWKQNLKVDLQFNLVDALSQTNDGLNHSFQDLIAQTTATGYDAYSLAYPILHSKGGINLGQANDAELDGLLDKLGAATSPAAVLDLTKQVDARIRDQVTYFYVGWPQACTVTQPWLHGSTNNLYAYLFYYGINNFRSVWIDQNAPGGRGGKPV
- a CDS encoding ABC transporter permease translates to MVGEAKTAAAQAESLPREMRRRGARASLLTPSRLLGLARRKPLGAAALVLLVVIWALCLLAPLIAPYGYDQLFTAPRLMAPSSAHIFGTDESGRDVFSRLLFAGRLSLTLSLATTVFGVALAVLFGVVSGYAAGWFDLVFQRITDAAQALPVLVILLVLAALYQGSRVVIVTAVALLFAPAAGRLFRSATLALRDQPFVEAARVTGASPLRIVITHVMPNLYPLIIVFATAYVGANILLLAVLSFLGFINGDYPDWGSMLNLSAATYMVTAPWLVLAPGIAITLAVLAYNLLGDSLRDILDPRLRGS